From the Corallococcus silvisoli genome, one window contains:
- a CDS encoding agmatine deiminase family protein, translating to MTKRNVWMLCAWLGLSLGCEQVVEEAPLPAGDPASHGQGEALDGVAAPYQWECYPERYGFTPSPAGLRFPAEHELPGSLLLSWEGPGCDRPEQLALIFAALGRIPVHVVAAESLHAGIRQCLSQAGASPAQVWAVDLIPFKVDTAWIRDFGPDVVVGPDGKQRYVDNVLRPMQAFQCFSFVLYEHADRIPGDLGWYRSIPVDRPAVVLSGSNLLTDGAGRCFRARRDTNASNCFAQWCYSEEETNEVLGRAHGCDVVTLESLAGGVIDHIDMWMAVLSARTVLVGRYDVRDDAVNAAILDRNARRLADLGYDVVRIPMPTPYCQDVGDSCLGEPGRVRECDGTNTRVWATYLNSIRLGDVMAVPVYRWAPASQAHRLQGQEQEALATYQWALDRDFGPGAVKVVPIPSDTVIPCQGSLHRLAKTLLP from the coding sequence ATGACGAAGCGGAACGTCTGGATGCTCTGTGCCTGGCTGGGGTTGAGCCTTGGCTGCGAACAGGTCGTGGAGGAGGCGCCCCTGCCCGCGGGGGACCCGGCGTCGCACGGCCAAGGGGAGGCCCTGGACGGAGTCGCCGCCCCATACCAGTGGGAGTGCTACCCGGAGCGCTATGGCTTCACTCCATCTCCCGCAGGCCTGCGCTTCCCGGCCGAGCACGAACTCCCCGGCTCACTGCTCCTGAGCTGGGAGGGGCCGGGATGCGACCGTCCGGAACAGCTCGCGCTCATCTTCGCCGCGCTGGGGCGCATCCCGGTGCATGTGGTCGCGGCGGAGTCGCTCCACGCGGGGATTCGCCAATGCCTTTCACAAGCGGGCGCGAGCCCGGCGCAGGTTTGGGCGGTCGACTTGATCCCCTTCAAGGTGGACACTGCGTGGATCCGCGACTTCGGGCCGGATGTCGTGGTGGGCCCGGATGGGAAGCAGCGCTACGTGGACAACGTCCTTCGTCCCATGCAGGCCTTCCAGTGCTTCAGCTTCGTGCTCTACGAGCATGCAGACCGAATCCCAGGCGACCTGGGTTGGTACAGGAGCATCCCCGTGGACCGGCCCGCCGTGGTGCTGTCGGGCAGCAACCTGCTGACGGACGGCGCGGGCCGGTGCTTCCGCGCCCGGCGTGACACCAATGCGAGCAACTGCTTCGCGCAATGGTGCTACTCGGAGGAGGAGACGAATGAAGTCCTCGGCCGCGCGCACGGCTGCGACGTCGTCACCTTGGAGTCGCTGGCGGGAGGCGTCATCGACCACATCGATATGTGGATGGCGGTGCTGTCCGCCAGGACGGTGCTCGTCGGCCGCTACGACGTCCGCGACGACGCCGTCAACGCGGCCATCCTGGACCGCAACGCGCGGCGGCTGGCGGACCTGGGCTACGACGTCGTACGCATCCCCATGCCTACGCCCTACTGCCAGGACGTCGGCGACTCCTGCCTGGGAGAACCCGGGCGCGTCCGGGAGTGCGACGGCACCAACACCCGCGTCTGGGCCACGTATCTCAACTCCATCCGTCTGGGGGATGTGATGGCGGTGCCCGTCTACCGTTGGGCTCCGGCCTCCCAGGCGCACCGCCTCCAGGGACAGGAGCAGGAGGCGCTCGCCACCTATCAGTGGGCGCTGGATCGCGACTTCGGTCCAGGCGCGGTGAAGGTGGTCCCCATCCCCTCTGACACGGTCATCCCGTGCCAGGGCTCACTGCACCGGCTCGCGAAGACGCTGCTGCCCTGA
- a CDS encoding lysophospholipid acyltransferase family protein, with amino-acid sequence MRILISIAFWTFLALSSGVLFLGALLLWALTRPFDANGRVLHLYSCFWAQLYFYVNPMWHLRVEGRERLPWKGAAVLVSNHESLGDILVLFGLYRPFKWVSKAENFKLPLIGWNMRLNRYVPLIRGDRASIIQMMAGCEYWLSRGVPILMFPEGTRSQDGEVKAFKDGAFTLSIQQRCPIIPVVLTGTARTMPKHGLILQQAVHARVRVLEPIDPAGFAGDVHALRDHVRDVIVREKARMEAER; translated from the coding sequence ATCCGAATCCTCATCTCGATTGCGTTCTGGACCTTCCTCGCGCTGTCCAGCGGGGTGTTGTTCCTTGGAGCGCTCCTGCTGTGGGCGCTCACCCGCCCGTTTGACGCGAATGGGCGCGTGCTTCACCTGTACTCGTGCTTCTGGGCACAGCTGTACTTCTACGTGAACCCGATGTGGCACCTGCGGGTGGAGGGCCGCGAACGCCTGCCCTGGAAGGGCGCGGCGGTGCTGGTCTCCAACCACGAGTCGCTGGGGGACATCCTGGTCCTCTTCGGCCTCTACCGGCCCTTCAAGTGGGTCTCCAAGGCGGAGAACTTCAAGCTGCCGCTCATCGGCTGGAACATGCGCCTCAACCGCTATGTGCCGCTCATCCGCGGGGACCGCGCGAGCATCATCCAGATGATGGCCGGGTGTGAGTACTGGCTGTCGCGCGGCGTCCCCATCCTGATGTTTCCCGAAGGCACCCGCTCCCAGGACGGAGAGGTGAAGGCCTTCAAGGACGGCGCCTTCACGCTGTCCATCCAGCAGCGCTGCCCCATCATCCCCGTGGTCCTCACCGGAACCGCGCGGACCATGCCCAAGCACGGGCTCATCCTTCAGCAGGCGGTCCACGCCCGCGTGCGCGTGCTGGAGCCCATCGACCCGGCGGGCTTCGCTGGGGACGTCCACGCCCTGCGCGACCACGTGCGCGACGTCATCGTCCGCGAGAAGGCGCGCATGGAAGCCGAACGTTGA
- a CDS encoding PA0069 family radical SAM protein, whose amino-acid sequence MKARPVDNPPNPWASTAVEYLDEIPPAKLEVWEDHSRSIVASNDSPDVCFSWSVNPYRGCLHACAYCYARPTHQYLDFGAGTDFETRLVVKPQAPELLREAFERPSWKGETVVFSGVTDCYQPLEASLRLTRQCLEVCAEYRNPVGIITKGVLIERDLDVLQRLATEARLFVSISLPFHNEELARAMEPVVATPKRRLGTIRKLTEAGIDVAVSVAPIIPGLNDEDIARVLAAAREAGATRAHYTLLRLPGPVQAVFEERLRAKLPLRAERVLHRIRETRGGELTDNRFKHRMRGEGLYAQTIHQLFATAARKVGMRASSVTEAAPDTFRRPARPSTSPQLSLF is encoded by the coding sequence GTGAAGGCACGCCCCGTCGACAATCCGCCCAACCCCTGGGCCAGCACCGCGGTGGAGTACCTGGATGAGATTCCTCCCGCGAAGCTGGAGGTCTGGGAGGACCACAGCCGCTCCATCGTGGCGAGCAACGACAGCCCCGACGTGTGCTTCAGCTGGAGCGTCAACCCGTACCGGGGCTGCCTCCACGCCTGCGCCTACTGCTACGCGCGCCCCACGCACCAGTACCTGGACTTCGGCGCGGGCACCGACTTCGAGACCCGCCTCGTCGTCAAGCCGCAGGCCCCGGAGCTGCTGCGGGAGGCCTTCGAGCGCCCGTCGTGGAAGGGCGAGACCGTCGTCTTCAGCGGCGTCACCGACTGCTATCAGCCCCTGGAGGCCTCGCTCCGGCTCACCCGGCAGTGCCTGGAGGTCTGCGCCGAGTACCGCAACCCCGTGGGCATCATCACCAAGGGCGTGCTGATCGAGCGCGACCTGGACGTCCTCCAGCGCCTCGCGACCGAGGCCCGCCTGTTCGTGAGCATCAGCCTCCCCTTCCACAACGAGGAGCTGGCGCGCGCCATGGAGCCCGTCGTCGCCACCCCGAAGCGACGCCTGGGCACCATCCGCAAGCTCACGGAGGCCGGCATCGACGTGGCGGTGTCCGTGGCGCCCATCATCCCCGGCCTCAACGACGAGGACATCGCCCGGGTCCTCGCGGCGGCCAGGGAGGCCGGGGCCACGCGCGCGCACTACACGCTGCTGCGGCTTCCCGGGCCGGTGCAGGCCGTCTTCGAGGAGCGCCTGCGCGCGAAGCTGCCCCTGCGCGCGGAGCGGGTGCTGCACCGCATCCGCGAGACGCGCGGCGGGGAGCTCACCGACAACCGCTTCAAGCACCGCATGCGCGGCGAGGGCCTGTACGCCCAGACCATCCACCAGCTCTTCGCGACGGCGGCGCGCAAGGTGGGCATGCGCGCCTCGTCCGTCACGGAGGCCGCGCCGGACACCTTCCGGCGTCCCGCGCGGCCGTCCACCTCGCCCCAGCTGTCGCTCTTCTAG
- a CDS encoding GlsB/YeaQ/YmgE family stress response membrane protein produces the protein MGLCSWLVLGGIAGWLASIIKGTNARMGMFANIIAGIVGAMVGGWVFSFFGGRGVTGFNLYSLLVATVGAVILLSVLQALRK, from the coding sequence ATGGGACTCTGCTCGTGGCTGGTGTTGGGCGGTATCGCGGGCTGGCTGGCCAGCATCATCAAGGGCACCAACGCCCGCATGGGGATGTTCGCCAACATCATCGCCGGCATCGTCGGCGCGATGGTGGGCGGGTGGGTGTTCAGCTTCTTCGGTGGCCGGGGCGTGACGGGCTTCAACCTGTACTCGCTGCTGGTGGCCACCGTGGGCGCGGTCATCCTGCTGTCCGTCCTGCAAGCCCTCCGGAAATAG
- a CDS encoding M13 family metallopeptidase produces MKRLALFAASCVLGAACKTAEPTPEPPRATPPAPVAAAAPVEPASAQASVPMAERPVPPGLDAAVMDPSVNPCDDFYKYACGGWLKATEIPAERARWSRGFETVAERNQTVLRDILTRAAEGQGENTPDDKLLGDYYGACMDEAKLEQSLPVLRAYLKKLTALKTPQDVAKAVAWLHARDVNALFHVASDQDQKDATQVIAVVDAGGLGLPDRDYYLKPDVKMREARAAYQAHVQKVFELLGDAPFVASRKATGILAIETRLATARMPKEETREPEKVYHRLERKGLKQLAPAFQWDTYFAEVGLPAGEALNVTQPKFFAEVSALVRQQRPPDMGPYLSFHLVSAVRESLPKAVRDEFFRFESTVLTGAKADLTRWKKCVEATDEALPHALARPFIARTFGADGKATTLDMVQQIEQSFERNLDTLTWMDAATKAQALVKVKQITNKIGYPDQWRRYDGLALKRDSFLDNLLAADAFEQARQLRKVGQPVDKSEWFMSPPTVNAYYNAATNEIVFPAGILQPPFFGRDASAAVNFGAMGMVVGHEITHGFDDEGRQFDADGNLRTWWTPASDKAFRERVACVRNQFDQYTAVDDVKVNGKLTLGENVADLGGLKLAYAAMEAYLAKHPDQQAKVESYRFTPGQQFFLAHAQSWCSKIRNEAARQRALTDSHSPAFLRVNGPVTNLPQFQQAFSCQEGAKMVAPAANRCEVW; encoded by the coding sequence TTGAAGCGATTGGCCCTGTTCGCCGCCTCCTGTGTCCTTGGCGCCGCCTGCAAGACGGCGGAGCCCACCCCCGAGCCGCCCCGGGCCACCCCCCCGGCCCCCGTGGCCGCCGCCGCTCCAGTCGAACCGGCCTCCGCGCAGGCCTCCGTGCCCATGGCGGAGCGTCCCGTGCCTCCCGGGCTGGACGCCGCGGTGATGGATCCGTCGGTGAACCCCTGTGACGACTTCTACAAGTACGCGTGCGGCGGCTGGCTGAAGGCCACGGAGATCCCCGCCGAGCGCGCGCGCTGGAGCCGCGGCTTCGAGACCGTGGCCGAGCGCAACCAGACCGTGCTGCGCGACATCCTCACGCGCGCCGCGGAAGGGCAGGGGGAGAACACGCCGGACGACAAGCTGCTGGGCGACTACTACGGCGCCTGCATGGACGAGGCGAAGCTGGAGCAGTCGCTGCCCGTGCTGCGCGCGTACCTGAAGAAGCTCACCGCGCTGAAGACCCCGCAGGACGTGGCGAAGGCGGTGGCGTGGCTGCACGCGCGCGACGTGAACGCGCTCTTCCATGTGGCGTCGGATCAGGACCAGAAGGACGCCACGCAGGTCATCGCCGTGGTGGACGCGGGCGGGCTGGGGCTGCCGGACCGCGACTACTACCTGAAGCCGGACGTGAAGATGCGCGAGGCGCGCGCGGCCTATCAGGCGCACGTGCAGAAGGTGTTCGAGCTGTTGGGCGACGCGCCCTTCGTCGCCAGCCGCAAGGCCACGGGCATCCTCGCCATCGAGACCCGGCTCGCCACCGCGCGGATGCCCAAGGAGGAGACGCGCGAGCCGGAGAAGGTCTACCACCGGCTGGAGCGCAAGGGCCTGAAGCAGCTGGCGCCCGCCTTCCAGTGGGACACCTACTTCGCGGAGGTGGGCCTGCCCGCGGGCGAAGCGCTCAACGTGACGCAGCCGAAGTTCTTCGCGGAGGTCTCCGCGCTGGTGCGTCAGCAGCGCCCGCCCGACATGGGGCCGTACCTCTCCTTCCACCTGGTGAGCGCGGTGCGGGAGTCGCTGCCCAAGGCGGTGCGCGACGAGTTCTTCCGCTTCGAGTCGACGGTGCTCACCGGCGCGAAGGCGGACCTGACGCGCTGGAAGAAGTGCGTGGAGGCCACCGACGAAGCGCTGCCGCACGCGCTCGCGCGGCCCTTCATCGCGCGCACCTTCGGCGCGGACGGCAAGGCCACCACGCTGGACATGGTCCAGCAGATCGAGCAGTCCTTCGAGCGCAACCTGGACACGCTCACGTGGATGGACGCCGCCACCAAGGCGCAGGCCCTGGTGAAGGTGAAGCAGATCACCAACAAGATTGGCTACCCGGACCAGTGGCGCCGCTATGACGGGCTGGCGCTGAAGCGCGACTCGTTCCTGGACAACCTGCTGGCGGCGGACGCGTTCGAGCAGGCCCGCCAGCTGCGCAAGGTGGGGCAGCCGGTGGACAAGAGCGAGTGGTTCATGTCGCCGCCCACGGTGAACGCCTACTACAACGCGGCGACCAACGAGATTGTCTTCCCGGCGGGCATCCTCCAGCCGCCCTTCTTCGGGCGGGACGCCTCCGCGGCGGTGAACTTCGGCGCGATGGGCATGGTGGTGGGCCACGAAATCACCCACGGCTTCGACGACGAGGGCCGCCAGTTCGACGCGGACGGCAACCTGCGCACGTGGTGGACCCCGGCGTCCGACAAGGCCTTCCGCGAGCGCGTGGCGTGCGTGCGCAACCAGTTCGACCAGTACACGGCGGTGGACGACGTGAAGGTGAACGGCAAGCTCACCCTGGGCGAGAACGTGGCGGACCTGGGCGGCCTCAAGCTGGCGTACGCGGCGATGGAGGCCTACCTGGCGAAGCACCCGGACCAGCAGGCGAAGGTGGAGTCCTACCGCTTCACGCCGGGGCAGCAGTTCTTCCTCGCGCACGCGCAATCGTGGTGCTCGAAGATTCGTAATGAAGCGGCGAGGCAGCGGGCGCTGACGGATTCGCATTCGCCCGCCTTCCTGCGCGTCAACGGGCCGGTGACGAACCTGCCGCAGTTCCAGCAGGCCTTCTCCTGCCAGGAGGGGGCCAAGATGGTGGCGCCCGCTGCGAATCGCTGTGAGGTCTGGTAA
- a CDS encoding chalcone isomerase family protein, giving the protein MKKTLTAVLLSLTLAAPVMAKEIAGVKYPDTATVGGKELKLNGVGLRKKAIFKVYTVGLYVENPTKDATALLNADEIKRVRMFMKRDLKKEQITEAIENGFKKNAGANLPKLQARLETFKNAIPAEVKEGEELVLTYIPGKGTNVHTSDGKSIDVEGKDFADALFSVWLGKEPVDGGLKDGMLGKED; this is encoded by the coding sequence GTGAAGAAGACGCTGACCGCCGTGCTGCTGTCGCTGACCCTCGCCGCGCCTGTCATGGCCAAGGAGATCGCGGGGGTGAAGTACCCCGACACCGCCACCGTTGGCGGCAAGGAGCTGAAGCTCAACGGTGTCGGCCTGCGCAAGAAGGCCATCTTCAAGGTCTACACCGTCGGCCTCTACGTGGAGAACCCCACGAAGGACGCCACGGCGCTGCTCAACGCGGATGAGATCAAGCGCGTGCGCATGTTCATGAAGCGCGACCTCAAGAAGGAGCAGATCACCGAGGCCATCGAGAACGGCTTCAAGAAGAACGCCGGCGCGAACCTGCCCAAGCTCCAGGCGCGACTGGAGACCTTCAAGAACGCCATCCCGGCGGAGGTGAAGGAGGGGGAGGAGCTGGTCCTCACGTACATCCCTGGCAAGGGCACGAACGTGCACACCAGCGATGGCAAGTCCATCGACGTGGAGGGCAAGGACTTCGCGGACGCGCTCTTCTCCGTGTGGCTGGGCAAGGAGCCCGTGGATGGCGGACTGAAGGACGGGATGCTGGGCAAGGAAGACTGA
- the serC gene encoding 3-phosphoserine/phosphohydroxythreonine transaminase has product MRVINFNAGPAGLPLPALEQARDELLDFHGTGMSVMEHSHRGKDYEGVHDQAVALLTELLGIPATHQVLFLTGGASQQFAQVPMNFLTQGASADYLMTGVWSEKAFDEAKYFGAPRVAATTVQADKRYQRVPRQAELQLDPQAAYVHLTSNNTIFGSQWHTFPDVGRVPLVADMSSDFLWKPTDVSRFALIYAGAQKNLGPSGVTLIIAAKDFIAKGRKDIPKYFRYSTHAENNSLYNTPPTLAIYLVRNVLAWVKGLGGLPALERRNREKAEDLYAAIDRNPGFYRAPVERESRSVMNVVFHLPTEELDAAFVAEAKQAQMVGLKGHRTAGGIRVSLYNAVSPQDVKTLTSFMDHFVKMHG; this is encoded by the coding sequence ATGCGCGTCATCAACTTCAACGCCGGCCCCGCCGGCCTGCCCCTGCCGGCCCTGGAGCAGGCCCGGGATGAGCTGCTCGACTTCCACGGCACGGGCATGTCCGTGATGGAGCACAGCCACCGTGGCAAGGACTACGAGGGCGTCCACGACCAGGCCGTCGCGCTGCTGACGGAGCTGTTGGGCATCCCGGCCACGCACCAAGTGCTGTTCCTCACCGGCGGCGCGTCCCAGCAGTTCGCCCAGGTGCCCATGAACTTCCTCACGCAGGGGGCCTCCGCCGACTACCTGATGACCGGGGTGTGGAGCGAGAAGGCCTTCGACGAGGCGAAGTACTTCGGCGCGCCGCGCGTCGCGGCCACCACCGTGCAGGCGGACAAGCGCTACCAGCGCGTCCCCAGGCAGGCCGAGCTCCAGCTCGACCCCCAGGCCGCGTACGTGCACCTGACGAGCAACAACACCATCTTCGGCTCGCAGTGGCACACCTTCCCGGACGTGGGCCGCGTGCCGCTGGTGGCGGACATGAGCTCCGACTTCCTCTGGAAGCCCACCGACGTGAGCCGCTTCGCGCTCATCTACGCGGGCGCGCAGAAGAACCTGGGGCCCTCCGGCGTCACGCTGATCATCGCCGCGAAGGACTTCATCGCGAAGGGGCGCAAGGACATCCCCAAGTACTTCCGCTACAGCACGCACGCGGAGAACAACTCGCTCTACAACACGCCCCCCACCCTGGCCATCTATCTGGTGCGCAACGTGCTCGCGTGGGTGAAGGGGTTGGGCGGCCTGCCCGCGCTGGAGCGGCGCAACCGGGAGAAGGCGGAAGACTTGTACGCCGCCATCGACCGGAATCCGGGGTTCTACCGGGCCCCGGTGGAGCGCGAGTCCCGTTCAGTGATGAACGTCGTCTTCCACCTCCCCACGGAGGAGCTGGATGCGGCCTTTGTCGCCGAGGCGAAGCAGGCGCAGATGGTGGGCCTCAAGGGCCACCGCACCGCGGGCGGCATCCGCGTGTCGCTCTACAACGCGGTTTCGCCGCAGGACGTCAAAACACTGACGTCCTTCATGGATCACTTCGTGAAGATGCACGGCTAG
- a CDS encoding HvfC/BufC N-terminal domain-containing protein, with protein MKASLKHFFDSMEAYLAGPPGAEGVSALAATHPGWVVDPERMALYGQFVRGHVRSTLEKLFPLTRKAVSADAWDALVEGYTGTRPARHHELNRLGEGFAPFVSDVTGARGLPAFLPALARFEWTDFAVFASEEVVPERVERLTPNPTLAVLEHPYRLCAFVRSRGEEAPPAEGGELALLWRHPERLVTFYMEATPPALLVLKMAVEGLSEEAVSQATGMAAPDVHAEVVRFAKDGLVLPPAERS; from the coding sequence ATGAAGGCCTCGCTGAAGCACTTCTTCGACAGCATGGAGGCGTACCTCGCGGGGCCGCCGGGCGCGGAGGGCGTGTCGGCGCTGGCCGCGACGCATCCGGGCTGGGTCGTGGACCCGGAGCGCATGGCGCTCTATGGCCAGTTCGTGCGCGGCCACGTGCGCTCCACGCTGGAGAAGCTCTTCCCGCTGACGCGCAAGGCCGTGTCCGCCGACGCCTGGGACGCGCTGGTGGAGGGCTACACCGGCACGCGGCCCGCGCGCCACCACGAGCTCAACCGGCTGGGCGAGGGCTTCGCGCCCTTCGTCTCGGACGTCACCGGCGCGCGGGGGCTGCCCGCGTTCCTGCCCGCGCTGGCGCGCTTCGAGTGGACGGACTTCGCGGTGTTCGCCTCAGAGGAGGTCGTGCCCGAGCGTGTGGAGCGCCTGACGCCCAACCCGACGCTCGCGGTGCTGGAGCACCCCTACCGCCTCTGCGCGTTCGTGCGGAGCCGGGGCGAGGAGGCCCCTCCGGCCGAGGGGGGCGAGCTGGCGCTGCTCTGGCGCCACCCGGAGCGGCTGGTGACCTTCTACATGGAGGCCACGCCGCCCGCGCTGCTGGTGCTGAAGATGGCGGTGGAGGGGCTGTCCGAGGAGGCCGTCTCCCAGGCCACCGGGATGGCGGCCCCGGACGTCCACGCGGAGGTGGTGCGCTTCGCGAAGGACGGGCTGGTGCTGCCGCCGGCGGAGCGCTCCTGA
- the bufB gene encoding MNIO family bufferin maturase, with translation MSPRYADRHGLKPLGAGIGLRRDFYEALPRTPRALDWVEIIPENFLTLGGRSQRALDACRERWTLLPHGVGLDIGGPDALDDDYVTRLAALVKRLDSPFFSDHLCYSRLGGVYLHDLLPLPFTEAAVEHVVPRVREVMARVERPFLLENPSYYAAMPGGTLKEADFLRQVVEAADCGLLLDVNNVWVNAKNHGYDPRAFVDALPLERVVQVHLAGHDVGETVLIDTHGDRVCDDVWALYRYTLARTGPVSTLVEWDQSIPSLDAVLDEADLARGVLAEGAR, from the coding sequence ATGTCGCCCCGCTACGCAGACCGCCATGGGTTGAAGCCGCTGGGGGCGGGCATCGGGCTGCGCCGCGACTTCTACGAAGCGCTGCCGCGCACGCCGCGCGCCCTGGACTGGGTGGAGATCATCCCGGAGAACTTCCTCACGCTGGGCGGGCGCTCCCAGCGCGCCCTGGATGCGTGCCGTGAGCGCTGGACGCTCCTGCCGCACGGGGTGGGGCTGGACATTGGCGGGCCGGACGCGCTGGACGACGACTACGTGACCCGGCTGGCCGCGCTGGTGAAGCGCCTGGACTCGCCGTTCTTCTCCGACCACCTGTGCTACTCGCGGCTGGGCGGCGTGTACCTGCATGACCTGCTGCCGCTGCCCTTCACGGAGGCCGCGGTGGAGCACGTGGTGCCGCGCGTGCGCGAGGTGATGGCGCGCGTGGAGCGGCCCTTCCTCCTGGAGAACCCCAGCTACTACGCGGCCATGCCCGGCGGCACGTTGAAGGAGGCGGACTTCCTGCGCCAGGTGGTGGAGGCCGCGGACTGCGGCCTGCTGCTGGACGTGAACAACGTCTGGGTCAACGCGAAGAACCACGGCTACGACCCGCGCGCCTTCGTGGACGCGCTGCCCCTGGAGCGCGTGGTGCAGGTGCACCTGGCCGGGCACGACGTGGGGGAGACGGTGCTCATCGACACGCACGGCGACCGTGTCTGCGACGACGTGTGGGCGCTGTACCGCTACACGCTGGCGCGCACCGGCCCGGTGTCCACGCTGGTGGAGTGGGACCAGTCCATCCCCTCCCTGGACGCGGTCCTGGACGAGGCGGACCTGGCGCGGGGCGTGCTCGCGGAGGGCGCGCGATGA
- a CDS encoding YceI family protein, whose amino-acid sequence MFRSVLMLAAALSLSASAAEPAPAPATAEKRFVFNDPNSRDTVMFVLDAPLEVINGLSNQVRGQVEVKGQKASGRFQVPVSSIKTGNETRDGHLQNDRWLDAAKFPAIVFEFKDVALPAPLANAKPVVVKTKGTFSIHGVTREEPVEVTATYLQETAETKNRAAGELLRVRAKFQIPLEAYGIQRTEALLLKVGEKAEVTVDAWGSTQFKP is encoded by the coding sequence ATGTTCCGCAGCGTCCTGATGCTCGCCGCCGCCCTGTCGCTGTCCGCGTCCGCCGCCGAGCCTGCTCCCGCGCCCGCCACCGCCGAGAAGCGCTTCGTCTTCAACGACCCGAACAGCCGGGACACGGTGATGTTCGTGCTGGACGCGCCGCTGGAGGTCATCAACGGCCTCTCCAACCAGGTGCGGGGGCAGGTGGAGGTGAAGGGCCAGAAGGCCAGTGGCCGCTTCCAGGTCCCGGTGAGCTCCATCAAGACGGGCAACGAGACGCGTGACGGCCACCTGCAGAACGACCGCTGGCTGGATGCGGCGAAGTTCCCGGCCATCGTCTTCGAGTTCAAGGACGTGGCCCTGCCCGCGCCGCTCGCCAACGCGAAGCCGGTGGTGGTGAAGACGAAGGGCACGTTCTCCATCCATGGCGTCACGCGCGAGGAGCCCGTGGAGGTGACGGCGACGTACCTCCAGGAGACGGCCGAGACGAAGAACCGCGCCGCGGGCGAGCTCTTGCGCGTGCGCGCGAAGTTCCAGATTCCCCTGGAGGCCTACGGCATCCAGCGCACCGAGGCGCTGCTGCTGAAGGTGGGCGAGAAGGCGGAGGTCACCGTCGACGCCTGGGGCTCCACGCAGTTCAAGCCGTAG